One segment of Anser cygnoides isolate HZ-2024a breed goose chromosome 5, Taihu_goose_T2T_genome, whole genome shotgun sequence DNA contains the following:
- the ISCA2 gene encoding iron-sulfur cluster assembly 2 homolog, mitochondrial, which produces MAAPGALRRCWRLALGGRASWRPAPPLRGRALRWASSSSQPGPTESDPSEGQVYLSESCVKRLLEIAEGSEFLRLQVEGGGCSGFQYKFSLDTVVNPDDRVFEQGGARVVVDVDSLAFVKGSMVDFSQELIRSSFQVVSNPQAEKGCSCGTSFSVKF; this is translated from the exons atggcggcgccgGGGGCGCTGAGGCGCTGCTGGCGGCtggcgctgggcggccgggccAG CTGGCGACCCGCTCCGCCGCTCCGAGGGCGAGCGCTGCGCTGGGCATCGTCCTCCTCGCAGCCGGGCCCGACGGAGAGCGACCCCAGCGAGGGGCAGGTGTACCTCAGCGAGAGCTGCGTGAAG AGGCTGCTGGAGATCGCGGAAGGCTCGGAGTTCCTCAGGCTGCAGGTGGAAGGAGGAGGTTGCTCCGGGTTCCAGTACAAGTTCTCCCTGGACACAGTTGTCAATCCTGATGACAG GGTGTTTGAACAAGGTGGTGCCCGTGTGGTCGTGGATGTGGACAGCCTGGCCTTTGTGAAAGGCTCCATGGTGGACTTCAGCCAGGAGCTGATTCGCAGCTCCTTCCAGGTGGTGAGCAATCCCCAGGCAGAGAAGGGGTGCTCCTGTGGGACTTCCTTCTCTGTCAAATTCTGA